From Moritella sp. Urea-trap-13, a single genomic window includes:
- the nfuA gene encoding Fe-S biogenesis protein NfuA, translated as MITITEAAQTHFVKLLSNQKDGTNIRVFVVNPGTANAECGVSYCPPEAIESTDIVLPFSGFDALIDDMSKPFLTDAYIDFVTDKMGSQLTLKAPNAKVRAVADDAPLAERVEYVIQTEVNPQLAGHGGNVVLTEITDDGIAILQFGGGCNGCSQVDFTLKEGIEKQLLELFPEELTAVKDATEHQAGEHSYY; from the coding sequence ATGATAACAATTACTGAAGCGGCACAAACTCACTTTGTAAAATTACTTAGCAACCAAAAAGACGGCACTAACATTCGAGTATTCGTCGTTAATCCAGGCACAGCAAATGCAGAGTGTGGCGTATCATATTGTCCACCTGAAGCTATTGAGAGTACTGATATTGTCTTACCATTCAGTGGTTTTGATGCATTAATTGATGACATGAGCAAACCATTCTTAACCGATGCTTATATCGATTTTGTGACTGACAAAATGGGTTCTCAATTAACCCTGAAAGCGCCGAATGCAAAAGTACGCGCAGTTGCTGATGACGCACCATTGGCTGAACGCGTAGAATACGTGATCCAAACTGAAGTTAATCCACAACTTGCAGGTCACGGTGGTAACGTAGTATTAACTGAAATCACTGACGACGGTATTGCTATTTTACAGTTCGGTGGCGGTTGTAATGGTTGTAGCCAAGTAGACTTCACGTTGAAAGAAGGCATTGAAAAGCAGTTACTAGAATTGTTCCCTGAAGAACTAACAGCAGTTAAAGATGCAACTGAGCACCAAGCTGGTGAGCACTCTTACTACTAA
- the gpsA gene encoding NAD(P)H-dependent glycerol-3-phosphate dehydrogenase, with the protein MTNAALITVLGAGSYGTSLAMSLARNGNKTVLWGHNPQHVAELAKARSNEAYLPGIAFPDALILEADLQQAIAASRDILIVVPSHVFGDVLTQIKPFLRDDSRISWATKGLEAETGRLLQDVATDILGTHYPLAVLSGPTFAKELAAGLPTAISISSTDPKFADDISHLLHCGRSLRTYTNNDFIGVQLGGAVKNVIAIGAGLSDGLGFGANARTALITRGLTELCRLGEALGADKNTFMGMSCLGDLVLTCTDNQSRNRRFGLALGAGKGVDEAQVEIGQVVEGYRNTKEVYLLSARLGVEMPITEQIYQVLYENKSAKEAALDLLARDKKGE; encoded by the coding sequence ATGACTAATGCAGCCTTGATAACAGTATTGGGCGCAGGCTCTTACGGTACGTCGCTAGCGATGTCTTTAGCACGTAACGGTAATAAAACTGTGTTGTGGGGTCATAATCCACAGCACGTTGCCGAACTTGCTAAAGCGCGCAGTAACGAAGCGTATTTACCTGGTATCGCCTTTCCTGACGCTTTGATATTGGAAGCTGATCTGCAGCAAGCTATTGCAGCAAGTCGCGATATTCTGATTGTTGTACCTAGCCATGTTTTTGGTGATGTATTAACGCAAATTAAACCATTCTTACGTGATGATTCTCGTATATCTTGGGCAACTAAAGGCTTAGAAGCTGAAACGGGGCGTCTGTTACAAGACGTTGCGACTGATATTCTCGGTACTCACTATCCTTTAGCTGTATTATCTGGACCGACATTTGCGAAAGAGTTAGCGGCGGGTTTACCCACAGCTATTAGTATTTCATCAACAGACCCCAAGTTTGCTGATGACATTTCACACCTGTTGCATTGCGGTCGTAGCTTACGTACTTATACCAACAATGATTTTATTGGTGTGCAACTTGGCGGCGCGGTAAAAAACGTAATTGCTATTGGCGCAGGCTTATCTGATGGGCTTGGGTTTGGCGCTAATGCACGTACTGCTTTAATTACCCGCGGTTTGACAGAATTATGTCGCCTTGGTGAAGCATTGGGTGCCGATAAAAATACCTTTATGGGTATGTCTTGCTTGGGTGATTTGGTACTGACATGTACTGATAATCAAAGCCGTAATCGTCGTTTTGGCCTCGCACTTGGTGCGGGTAAAGGCGTTGATGAAGCACAAGTTGAGATCGGTCAGGTTGTTGAAGGTTATCGAAATACCAAAGAAGTTTATTTGTTATCTGCGCGTCTTGGTGTGGAAATGCCAATTACGGAACAGATCTATCAAGTGTTATATGAGAATAAGTCTGCTAAAGAAGCAGCATTAGATTTGTTAGCACGAGATAAAAAAGGTGAATAA
- the secB gene encoding protein-export chaperone SecB yields the protein MSESASQQEFNIQRVYLKDVSFECPNSPAIFQQEWKPEVKLDLDTRSSKLGEGVFEVVLSLTVTAKDGETVAFLCEVQQAGIFTVGELSEGQLAHCLGAFCPNILFPYARETIASLVSRGSFPQLNLAPVNFDALFASYVQQAQQAAEVPAEQKLDS from the coding sequence ATGTCAGAATCAGCAAGCCAACAAGAATTTAATATCCAACGTGTTTATCTTAAAGACGTATCTTTTGAATGCCCTAATTCACCTGCGATCTTCCAACAAGAATGGAAGCCTGAAGTTAAATTAGATCTTGATACTCGTAGCTCTAAGCTGGGTGAAGGTGTATTTGAAGTTGTACTATCACTAACTGTAACTGCTAAAGATGGCGAAACAGTGGCATTCTTATGTGAAGTTCAACAAGCAGGTATCTTTACTGTTGGTGAATTAAGTGAAGGCCAACTAGCACATTGTTTAGGTGCTTTCTGTCCAAATATCTTATTCCCATATGCACGTGAAACAATTGCTAGCTTAGTAAGTCGTGGATCTTTCCCACAACTTAACCTTGCGCCTGTTAACTTCGATGCTTTATTTGCATCTTATGTACAACAAGCACAACAAGCAGCTGAAGTTCCTGCAGAGCAAAAACTGGATTCTTAA